The DNA window AGATACTCCGAACCGAAGATGGCCCTGATGTCCCTACAAAACTGCCTCAGAACCTccaggctagtcgtctcacccatattcaggtattcgtcgaacatgtcagtcAGTCCGGCATAGGCCAActgcctaattgcagcggtgcacttctgcaaTGTCGACAGTCCGATCCAGTGGCTGGCATCCCgtcggagggtgaagcacctaTACCGCCCAGCTAATGAAGTCGTTATATGGAGGAAGAGTCGCTGCGACATTCTGAAGCACCGACGAAAAACCTTTGGCGGATAACGGGAGTTTTCGGCAAATTAGTTGTCCATTAGCCGCTGGTTAGCCCCGGCATGGTCATGTCGGATAAACCGCCGATGATGAATCGTACGAGGGACCTCCGCCGCCACCGCACTCTCCACATCCTCCTGGACTTCCCATTCAACCTCTTCAACCACCTCATTAAACGCCTCATCCAACATGCGTTGATACTCGTCGTCAACCATTTTATGAGAGAGGgtttgaataaaattttagaTTTGAGTTTGGAATGGAAtggaaaaaaatcaatttaggTACAGAGATGAAAATATGGATGTGAAATTGTAGTATAGAAGTGGAGGTGTgaataaaaatgagaaaatgggtatatttaaagaaaaattaagagaaaaaaaatcccGCGCCACGGCGGTCGGCTACTGCAGTGGTCCGCTACACCGGCCGCTGTTAAACCGCCCCTTCCTTGCCGCGTTTGCGGCGCCTAGACCATCTCCCCGCCCCTTCCTTGCCGCGACACAGCACATCCAGCAGTGGTCGCCGCCGGCTGCCGCCGTGGCGGagccattgtggacactcttagaaGTACTACCTTCGTCCTATAGTTGGTCGCTTCGCAAGATTGTATTTCGAgattaaatatatactccctcagtcccataaaaatatgtgcacttttcattttcttctgtcacacaaaaatatatgcattctatttttggaaagttatatcaatttaataatgtagatcCCACTATCTACTAACtgtactttaactatcattttcctcatctctcttactttaacatatcattcttctcatctctcttactttaccaattttatcttaattctcgtgtcatctcatccgcccatatttttatggaagggagtaatatatttggttcatgaaattgaatctcacaactcaatccaaAATGAATAATCatttatgtgataattagtcatagccaatccccaactaaaataatcttataaCTTAATCCttgattatatcttggtattattttatctagcaaACCGAACACCATCTAATAGAagacatattttattttagcaaGGTTTTTAAAAATGCAAAGAAAAATAGTTAAATGGAATATGTCtacttatatactccctccgtcccaataaatatgaaacaattGGTTTCCAACATAAGTTTTTATACAGcttttttgtgagttaatggtgttgtttctattttagaaaatgtttcatttttaatagaacaactcaaaaagagaaatgtttcattttgaaTGAGATAGACAacatatattagttttataagtaATAAAATGTGGGTGAAATAAGTTGATGGATTGTGAAAATATAACTCATTGTTCAGAAATAGACGAAAATGGCGAAACATTACTCTTATTATAGGAGAGTGGAGCATACAATAAGTGAAATAATACTAACCTCGAATCTTCCATTACAAATGAGTTCACAACATTTTCATGAGAACTCGATGATGAAGATTCAAGGCATAGTTTAAGAAGTGAACGAGTTTAAACATATGCTACTAAAACTATACATCACTAACAACACAGCCATAGATAGATATACTAAACAGCACAAACCAACACTTTCCTCAACTTGTGCAGTTGTTTCAACAATCAAGCAATTCTTCAACCGCGGCAGCACCAAACTTGCTTCCTGATGCAGCTTCCACAGAAGCACTGCGTTGCTCATTGCCATAGTGCAGGCGACAGACGGGCATGTAAACATCAGCACCACCAATGAGCTCAGTTTGCAGCTCGCCCGTCTTCCTCAGAGTGAAGAAAGCACGCTTGCCACAGAGCTCGCACCGTGCAGTAAGCTTCGTGACAGTATCAGCAAGTGGGATGATATCGAGCACTGATCCAAAACTCCTCCTATTGGGATGATAACATGTGATTTAGATCAAGAATCATCTATTCACAAACAGAACAAACTAGCATGGCATAATGTAACTACTATAGATTGCACATTTCAACTACCTCAAGTAATCACCATCAAGGCCAGCAACTACAACAGTTTTCCCATCAAGATCAGCCACCTCACAGCAGAACTCGTACAGGTCACCGAAAAATTGAGCTTCATCAATGCCTATCACATCCACCTGCTCGAATGAATCAAGCAAATTAGCTCAAATGATGATGTTTAAAGAAACCATCAAAAGGCATACTGCAAAACAGTAGTATATGGCAAAACAATGCATAATTTAATCAGCAAACATAACAAACTCTAATTCTGGCTTGATCCCTAATTCATTTTCTTACTTAGGGTTTCTTTTCATCTGGCAACAAACAGagcaaaaacaacaaaatgaaatCAAGCATGGAAATTATCAGGCAATTTTGAtatgaattcaaattcaacaaatatGAAGGGCGcatggtgaataaagtaaacaAATACACGGTACAAAAGGCATCAAATTAACGTATGAAAATCATGAATATGAATTACTTTTTCATACGCCTTGGCGCCAATTTTGAGCTTGAACGACAAGAGATCCGGCAGCGGCCAACAAGGGAACTTGGTGCCATCGTGCGTCACGACTGCATCCACCGCGTATCGAGTATCCTTACTCGACTTTATCATCGCCACAGTCCTGCAAATCGATCCACCAAAAAAATTTCTAAGTCAATTCGATTCACAAACAGCAATCATTAAATCAGATCGGATCTCAATTCCACGCCAAAATCAAACTCTTGCATACTGCAAATTTGcgtaatttcaaaataaaattgaatcaGAAGACTCGTGAATACCTGCCGGAATCAGACTCCGCCGTGATGCGACGGAGGAGAGCGGTTGATTTACCGGCGAACATAGGTCCGACGATGACGTGGACCTCGCCGGGGCGGCGGTAGGGGGCAGCGGGGGGTGCCATGATCAGGATCGGGATTGAAGAGGGAAGTGTAGAGTAGTGGAGGAGTGGTTGTGTAAACGTTGAAAGTGGTGGATTTTTCTGAATTTTCAACTCGAATTATATAGTTGACGATTGAAGGTTGAATTTTTAGGGTTGGAACCAAAAAAGGGTGATAAATTTGAAACGAAAATCGAAATTTGAGAGGGAAATTTGAATCGAAGATGGAAGCGTGCAGTGTACATCTCCGAACCGCGCCTACCTCAATTTGAATCGTACTTGACaagatttgaatttttttattaaaattttgaattattaatCACTTTGATTAGTTTCCAATTTTCAACTgaaataatttttgaaattaatgTTTAGTAGATCAAATTTCTAATATACTCATATACCAATCAATGCAGTGTGAATAATTATATGAGCATTAGTATAATTCTTTAGAGGCCGTGGAGCTATAATAAGGATAAATATTGTGGGATACTTTTACGAGCTTTTCCTAAATTATTCCCTTTACTATACTCagtttaaatatattaaattgagTTTGACACTATTCTCTCGTTAATTAATTAACGCGTCTCGTTGCAGTCTCTATCTTGTCTCtgagagacgagacggcagcgagacAACGTTGTgggctccgtctcgtccccatcccgtcccataACTCGTCGCGGAGAGACACTTGGCGAGCTGTCTCTCCACGCGCGTTGGCGATGTGGCGAGCtgcggttcgtccgtgacgcccactcgccgaccagcgagtgggcgtcgtttatttccgttgaaaatgtattttttattgtttttttttaaattcggaaaaaaatgggaaaataaaaaaatcccaaaattatactagtcgttttttacaaattttttaattttttttaatttttttaagccctcaatcacttctataaatatcaaatcattcccacaaattaatccacaaaaaaactctctattctcactcaaacactcttaAACACTCTACATTATTCTTCATCTcgaaacattattcttctcccaaatttaatccattcatgaatccatttgaacaaatgcgtcgaataatggaagaatcgctagcaGAAGATCGACGTCGGGAGAAGGAGGAAGCCGCGGCGCCTCAAAGGCGATCCCGGACATACATCCAtggtaaccgggaggaagccgctgcaAGGTCGGTACGCGACTACATTGGTGACAACTCAgtatggggagagacctacctccgtcgccgtttccgcatgcggaaacggctatttatgcacatcgcaaatacattggcagcccgggaagagttcttccaagaagtgTTCGACGCAGTTGGCCGTCCCagtcacacgacgctgcagaaatgtactgcagcaatccgtcagcttgccaCTAGACACACGGCGGATGTGTtagacgaatacctgcacattgggaaagcactgggagaatgtgtttgataaacttctgcaaaggcttccgggcagccttcaccgacgaatttctccggaaggcaagcacggcagattgtcagtttctgctccgacttcacgaagaagtgcacggattccccgggatgcttggcagcgtcgattgcatgcattagcaatggaagaattgccctgtggcgtggagggggtcatacacgagtggccacaaaggcacccaccccatcgttatactcgaggccgttgccgactaccggctatggatttggcatgcgtatttcggggtccctggatcgaacaacgacgccaacgtgctcaaccaatccgacatcttcaccgaagttttgaatggtaaagcgccggccattaacttcatcgctaacaaccgacagtataaaatggggtaatatcttgccgacggcatctatcTGAAGTGGCCatccttcgtgaagacgttcaacaggctggtgaacgaaaaacatgctctttttgcgcagaagcaagaggatGCTCGCAAGGATGTAGAGAGAGCGTCtggggttctccaagctcgcttcaacattatcaaagccccgactcgtacgtggtttatggagaatatggtcgacatcatgtatacgtgcataatctcgcacaacatgattgtcgccgacgaaggacctggggcgggaaattggttcgaccctgaaaccccgggaagctctaccgcaagtagtccgtctcgcagtggagtgcatccgtctatgcaagatcggttgtctgttcgggcaaggacacgtgattctaccgcccacgcccaactccaggaggatctaatggagcacatttgggttaaatttggcaaccagtagacgcacatgatcgccattagacaactctttcttctgcttctttgagttttgatatttttaatttagagagagtgagcggaagattttaaattatgtattttttatttttttaggattttattaatgtggttttttatttttttagaattttaagttgtaattttattttatttaatgaagtatgtttttattaattgaatttgttggaaataaaaataaaaaatgaaattgaatgaatagttaagggatgagatggttaaaagatggagggttgcaggtgctgtctcttagttaagagatgggatgaaaagtacagtggggcacataaataatgaatagatgagacggttaagagacagcgttgcggatgaccttCAAGGATCTTGTATAGTAGTATCTCGTAGGAGCAATAACATATaagtataaatttttattttatctttagcTTTATTTGGGTAGTGTTTTAATAGTATCAACGATTTAAAGTAGATTTATCCGccaatatttgttttttatgtcATGATTGTGAAAATCCTTATATTACAAAATAACTAAACCgacaattataatatatttaatttaataaactgGTCTAGTCCTGGTGAAGATGTAAATTCTCCTGACCATAGTTGGTGGCCTGATTCTTTGTAAAATGAATTACTACTACTGAATTATTACGAAGATAAGTAGATATATTATGCGGgcatgtaataataatagtattaataatgaaataataataataattataataacaataaaatacACTTTCACCAGATCTGGTTAATATATGTCGCATACTTGATATTCAATATATTTAGTTCAGAAAAATCAGTTTTCAGTTTATGAACTCGCAATCATACGTgtaaacaatttaaatttcaacaAACGACGTAGATCACCTTTAAACATTCATTTATCAACCAATAACACTACTCTGTAACATCAAAACTGTTTTCTAATTAAGAGAATTCTTGTTTCTCTCAGAAGCTTAAAAGAATTGAACTAAAGCTCATCTTTGCTGGCAGTGTCCTCTCCCATGAGTTCTTCGAGCGAGAACTCGTCTTCCTCGATTATCTCACCGTCTTTGCCGTCCCACGGTTGGGTCTTCACGAGCTCCGGGTCAACGGCCAGTGGCAGAGTGCCCTTCCCGCCTCGTCCGGCTTCTTTGACAAACTCTCTGAGAAAGCAAATGGGGTTTCACTTCGTTTGCAGTGCCAAATGAAGCGAGAAAACAGAGAAACAGAGTGAAGAGAAGAGCTCACGATATCTGGGCACGTTCAAATGCGCTCTTGAGTGGGGCATAGGCTCTCTTCTTCAAGTTGAGTGCCACTAGAGCAGGATAACCATAGCCTCCGACTCCAACGTGCTGCTCAAGATTGGGCTGCTTCCCCGCAGCAGCCCAGAGAAAACTGTGGCATTTGACAAACTCGAGTCAATCGTGTGAGAGATTAAAGTTAGTTCAAAACTCAGAATATGAGATTTTATAGAGCTTTTGTGTTGCCTGTAGGGACTCTTTCTGAACTTCTCTGCAACCGATAGCATAATCTCAAGGTATCTGTTTCGACCCTCCGCCTTCGAGTCCAATATGTCAGGGAGGAAGCCTACGAAGCAGATGGCAGCTGAGCCACACTTCTCTTCCATAACGTCCTATACGAATATACAACATCATTCCAGTTTCAGAGATCACAATTTGAATGAATCGCCCTAGGAAAGTTAGATTGGGGGTTAGGGGTGGGGGAGACGAGAAGGGATGACGGATCATACTGGGCAAGTCAATTCAGTCACTTCAGGAGGAGCAGCATTTGCTTCCAGCTGTCCCAGAGCGAAAGATTCAATTGCCGATGCAGTTCTTGCACCTTCATATGGAATGGGGCTGTCTTTGTCGGCTCCAAACACCATGATAGTGGGAAAACCTTGGACATTATACCTGCTCATCAAAGACTGGCAGGGCTGACTGGTTAGAAATGGGAAAAGACCTCCATCTTGTATTAATAGCAAGAAAGATAGGATCGAGCTACAACATTTATATCAGTAGGTTACCATGCAAGATATCTTCTTATGAAAAATACATGAATGTATGCATATGCAATTCCTAGTACAGTCTGAAAAGTGATACTGATCTCTATGGCATACAACATGAGACATCATTCATGCGTGCCAAGCATTGCTAAAACTAGACTGTGAATATTTGCAGATATAGTTATACTTAATGGGGACTAGAGAGTGAAGTATAGCACTGAACTTATGCTCGCTCTGTAGAATAAAACATTGAGATAACCGGAGTGACCAGTTCTTAATGGCAGGTGGCTTACCTTATCTGCATCACAGTCAACATGGCCCAACTTCACCTGACCCTTGAGACTGTTAGCTACCTTCTTCCACTCAGGAGCAAGCTTCTTGCAGTGACCACACCTTCACAACAGCAAATTGAATGACAATCAAATATTTAAACAACAGCAAATTGAATGAGAAACAAATATTTGAAAAACAAAATCACATAATAGCTAAATTAAACATCACGATATTATTATATCAGAGGAAGTGTTGATTTCAATCTAATTAATTAGTTGGCCACCTTTGATTTTATATTGTACAGAGAATCCCTTTGCTTAGACGAACTAAATTCGACCTTGATCGAACAATTAAcatcaattttgatttttgacaatAAGTCACTTGCAATTATCTATACTCCCACCACCCTTCTTCATGGCTGCACCACAACCGaaactatattttataaaatcacATAATCTCAAAGCCTGTTTTGATGGTGACCAGCACTGCATTAAATATCATTATCTGTCTCAAGATTTCCCACCCAGCTTCCACTTCCTCTGTCAACCTGTCCCAGTAGTCTACAAATCTCAAGCTAATTTTCTTCAGAATATGCTCCACCAATCAATATTCCTGATCAATCTCATTCCCATATACAGACCCCATTCTCTCCCTAACCTCAGCAGCCCCCTACCATGCCAAAAGTAAGACTTTGTACCTCCATCCCAACCACTATTCAGTACTTCATAGACTATCATGCAGAAATGCAGGATAAAATCCACACAAAGTCACAGGTTTAACCTATAAGGATTTACACAAAAAGTACATTTGGAAAGCACAACTCACCAAGGAGCAAAGAACTCCACGACCCATAGTTCCTTGCTTTTGAGTACCAATTCATCAAAGTTGTGTGAGTTCAGTTCCACTGATGCACTTGGTTCTGATTTCTGGCTTGATCCTCCTCCTGATTTCCCATCCAGACGTTCTTTCAGGAGTGTTTTGACCTTatggaaagaaaacaaaagcaaAGAAAATTTTAGTTATCCCTGCTCAACAATAATGACTCGGTGAAGAGTCAGAGATAGTGCAAAGT is part of the Salvia splendens isolate huo1 chromosome 22, SspV2, whole genome shotgun sequence genome and encodes:
- the LOC121786621 gene encoding uncharacterized protein LOC121786621, with product MVDDEYQRMLDEAFNEVVEEVEWEVQEDVESAVAAEVPRTIHHRRCFTLRRDASHWIGLSTLQKCTAAIRQLAYAGLTDMFDEYLNMGETTSLEVLRQFCRDIRAIFGSEYLRKPTVQDCQILLDMHGTVHNFPGMMGNIDCMQWEWRNCPVVWKWQFRSNNDINVLQSSPLINEQCRGEGPEIRFVANGKQYNMGYYLADGIYPRWPVFVKTI
- the LOC121786180 gene encoding thymidine kinase a-like, which produces MAPPAAPYRRPGEVHVIVGPMFAGKSTALLRRITAESDSGRTVAMIKSSKDTRYAVDAVVTHDGTKFPCWPLPDLLSFKLKIGAKAYEKVDVIGIDEAQFFGDLYEFCCEVADLDGKTVVVAGLDGDYLRRSFGSVLDIIPLADTVTKLTARCELCGKRAFFTLRKTGELQTELIGGADVYMPVCRLHYGNEQRSASVEAASGSKFGAAAVEELLDC
- the LOC121787999 gene encoding protein disulfide isomerase-like 2-3 translates to MEKSPLIALLLLSLVRNLGVYALYGPSSPVVQLNPNNFKSKVLNSNGIVLVEFFAPWCGHCKALTPAWEKAATVLKGVATVAALDADAHQSLAQEYGIKGFPTIKVFAPGKPPADYQGARDAKPIVEFALKQVKTLLKERLDGKSGGGSSQKSEPSASVELNSHNFDELVLKSKELWVVEFFAPWCGHCKKLAPEWKKVANSLKGQVKLGHVDCDADKSLMSRYNVQGFPTIMVFGADKDSPIPYEGARTASAIESFALGQLEANAAPPEVTELTCPDVMEEKCGSAAICFVGFLPDILDSKAEGRNRYLEIMLSVAEKFRKSPYSFLWAAAGKQPNLEQHVGVGGYGYPALVALNLKKRAYAPLKSAFERAQISEFVKEAGRGGKGTLPLAVDPELVKTQPWDGKDGEIIEEDEFSLEELMGEDTASKDEL